The Papaver somniferum cultivar HN1 unplaced genomic scaffold, ASM357369v1 unplaced-scaffold_107, whole genome shotgun sequence genome includes a region encoding these proteins:
- the LOC113328424 gene encoding germin-like protein subfamily T member 2, with product MAAAKFSIKTTSSFFLVLCLSTIIFFTLSCFSSDPDPLQDFCVADLKSTTTVVNGFPCKPVSQVTSNDFFYSGLMNGSSTANPLGIGISPADVNNFPGVNTLGLAAARVDFAAGGYIPLHSHPRASEIIYIISGEIHIGFVSTTNVFYSKVLKSGELSIIPRGLVHSVSNAGQGKAVMIATFNSQQPGFAQIPSNLFASNPTIPNEILAKNFQVDVNVIAIIKSKFGNLIN from the coding sequence ATGGCTGCTGCTAAGTTTAGTATCAAAACAACATCATCATTCTTCCTAGTTCTCTGTTTATCTACGATCATATTTTTTACTTTGTCATGCTTTTCTTCTGATCCCGACCCGCTACAAGACTTTTGTGTTGCTGACTTAAAATCCACCACAACCGTTGTGAATGGCTTTCCTTGCAAGCCGGTATCTCAAGTTACATCAAATGATTTCTTTTACAGTGGCTTGATGAATGGATCGAGCACAGCGAATCCCTTAGGCATTGGAATTAGTCCCGCTGATGTTAACAACTTTCCTGGGGTAAACACCCTTGGACTTGCGGCAGCACGAGTTGACTTCGCAGCTGGTGGGTATATTCCACTTCATTCACACCCTCGAGCAAGTGAAATTATATACATCATCAGTGGGGAAATCCATATTGGGTTCGTAAGTACTACCAACGTTTTCTACTCAAAGGTTCTGAAGTCTGGGGAGTTATCGATTATTCCCAGAGGACTTGTGCACTCTGTTTCCAACGCTGGACAGGGAAAGGCTGTTATGATAGCTACTTTCAATAGTCAACAACCCGGATTTGCACAAATTCCTAGTAACCTCTTTGCTTCTAACCCAACAATCCCCAATGAGATTTTGGCTAAGAACTTCCAAGTTGATGTGAACGTCATCGCTATCATAAAGTCAAAGTTTGGCAACTTAATAAACTAG